The sequence below is a genomic window from Schistocerca nitens isolate TAMUIC-IGC-003100 chromosome 4, iqSchNite1.1, whole genome shotgun sequence.
cgtttttcccatatttgcgtttttcccatatttgcgtttttcccatatttgcgtttttcccatatttgcgtttttcccatatttgcgtttttcccatatttgcgtttttcccatatttgcgtttttcccatttttgcgtttttcccatttttgcgtttttcccatttttgcgtttttcccatttttgcgtttttcccatttttgcgtttttcccatttttgcgtttttcccatttttgcgtttttcccatttttgcgtttttcccatttttgcgtttttcccatttttgcgtttttcccatttttgcgtttttcccatttttgcgtttttcccatttttgcgtttttcccatttttgcgtttttcccatttttgcgtttttcccatttttgcgtttttcccattttggcgtttttcccatttttgcgtttttcccattttggcgtttttcccattttggcgtttttcccattttggcgtttttcccattttggcgtttttcccattttggcgtttttcccattttggcgtttttcccattttggcgtttttcccattttggcgtttttcccattttggcgtttttcccattttggcgtttttcccattttggcgtttttcccattttggcgtttttcccattttggcgtttttcccattttggcgtttttcccattttggcgtttttcccattttggcgtttttcccattttggcgtttttcccattttggcgtttttcccattttggcgtttttcccattttggcgtTGTTCCCATTTTGGCGTTGTTCCCATTTTGGCGTTGTTCCCATTTTGGCGTTGTTCCCATTTTGGCGTTGTTCCCATTTTGGCGTTGTTCCcattttggcgtttttcccatatttgcgtttttcccatattcgcgttttgagaagaggcagatttgaggtaactaaaaatttgaagttattgaagtacataagagggagaactgcagatgtggggaatactagctttttttatgcatccccaattttaccacattttcgttttcccgcTAATGCGTTTTATagatttcatatgttttcccatatatgcgttttcctcatatttgcgtttttcccatatttgcgtttttcccatatttgcgtttttcccatatttgcgtttttcccatatttgcgtttttcccatatttgcgtttttcccatatttgcgtttttcccatatttgcgtttttcccatatttgcgtttttcccatatttgcgtttttcccatatttgcgtttttcccatatttgcgtttttcccatatttgcgtttttcccatatttgcgtttttcccatatttgcgtttttcccatatttgcgtttttcccatatttgcgtttttcccatatttgcgtttttcccatatttgcgtttttcccatatttgcgtttttcccatatttgcgtttttcccatatttgcgtttttcccatatttgcgtttttcccatatttgcgtttttcccatatttgcgtttttcccatatttgcgtttttcccatatttgcgtttttcccatatttgcgtttttcccatatttgcgtttttcccatatttgcgtttttcccatatttgcgtttttcccatatttgcgtttttcccatatttgcgtttttcccatatttgcgtttttcccatattcgcgttttgagaagaggcagatttgaggtaaaaaatttgaagttattgaagttcataagagggagaactgcagatgtggggaatactagctttttttatgcatccccaattttaccacattttcgtttacCCTCTAATGCGTttgtaaatttcatatgttttcccatatatgcgttttcctcatatttgcgttttcctcatatttgcgtttttcccatatttgcgtttttcccatatttgcgtttttcccatatttgcgtttttcccatatttgcgtttttcccatatttgcgtttttcccatatttgcgtttttcccatatttgcgtttttcccatatttgcgtttttcccatatttgcgtttttcccatatttgcgtttttcccatatttgctataaatttcatatgttttcccatatatgcattatcctcatatttgcgtttttcccatatttgcgtttttcccatatttgcgtttttcccagatttgcgtttttcccatatttgcgtttttcccatatttgcgtttttcccatatttgcgtttttcccatatttgcgtttttcccatatttgcgtttttcccatatttgcgtttttcccatatttgcgtttgtcccatatttgcgtttgtcccatatttgcgtttgtcccatatttgcgtttgtcccatatttgcgtttgtcccatatttgcgtttgtcccatatttgcgtttttcccatatttgcgtttttcccatatttgcgtttttcccatatttgcgtttttcccatatttgcgtttatcccatatttgcgtttctcccatatttgcgtttttcccatatttgcgtttttcccatatttgcgtttttcccatatttgagtttttcccatatttgcgtttttcccatatttgcgtttttcccatatttgcgtttttcccatatttgcgtttttcccatatttgcgtttttcccatatttgcgtttttcccatatttgcgtttttcccatatttgcgtttttcccatatttgcgtttttcccatatttgcgtttttcccatatttgcgtttttcccatatttgcgtttttcccatatttgcgtttttcccatatttgcgtttttcccatatttgcgtttttcccatatttgcgtttttcccatatttgcgtttttcccatatttgcgtttttcccatatttgcgtttttcccatatttgcgtttttcccatatttgcgtttttcccatatttgcgtttttcccatattcgcgtttttcccatattcgcgttttgagaagaggcagatttgaggtaactaaaaatttgaagttattgaagtgcataagagggagaactgcagatgtggggaatactagcttttttatGCATCctcaattttaccacattttcgttttccctctaatgcgttttataaatttcatatgtattcccatatatgcgttttcctcatatttgcgtttttcccatatttgcgtttttcccataattgcgtttttcccataattgcgtttttcccatatttgcgtttttcccataattgcgtttttcccataattgcgtttttcccatatttgcgtttttcccatatttgcgtttttcccatatttgcgtttttcccatatttgcgtttttcccatatttgcgtttttcccatatttgcgtttttcccgtatttgcgtttttcccatatttgcgtttttcccgtatttgcgtttttcccgtatttgcgtttttcccgtatttgcgtttttcccataatcgcgtttttcccataatcgcgtttttcccataatcgcgtttttcccatatttgcgtttttcccatatttgcgtttttcccatatttgcgtttttcccgtatttgcgtttttcccatatttgcgtttttcccatatttgcgtttttcccatatttgcgtttttcccatatttgcgtttttcccatatttgcgtttttcccatatttgcgtttttcccatatttgcgtttttcccatatttgcgtttttcccatatttgcgtttttcccatatttgcgtttttcccatatttgcgtttttcccatatttgcgtttttcccatatttgcgtttttcccatatttgcgtttttcccatatttgcgtttttcccatattcgctttttgagaagaggcagatttgaggtaat
It includes:
- the LOC126252214 gene encoding triadin-like, with amino-acid sequence MGKTPKWEQRQNGNNAKMGTTPKWEQRQNGNNAKMGTTPKWEKRQNGKNAKMGKTPKWEKRQNGKNAKMGKTPKWEKRQNGKNAKMGKTPKWEKRQNGKNAKMGKTPKWEKRQNGKNAKMGKTPKWEKRQNGKNAKMGKTPKWEKRQNGKNAKMGKTPKWEKRKNGKNAKMGKTQKWEKRKNGKNAKMGKTQKWEKRKNGKNAKMGKTQKWEKRKNGKNAKMGKTQKWEKRKNGKNAKMGKTQKWEKRKNGKNANMGKTQIWEKRKYGKNANMGKTQIWEKRKYGKNANMGKTQIWEKRKYGKNANMGKTQIWEKRKYGKNANMGKTQIWEKRKSGKNAKVGKTQKWEKRKSGKNAKVGKTQIWEKRKYGKNANMGKTQIWEKRKYGKNANMGKTQIWEKRKYGKNANMGKTQIWEKRKYGKNANMGKTQIWEKRKYGKNANMGKTQIWEKRKYEENAYMGKHMKSIKRISGKTKMW